The Belonocnema kinseyi isolate 2016_QV_RU_SX_M_011 chromosome 1, B_treatae_v1, whole genome shotgun sequence genomic interval ttcgaaatcttagtaaaatattttaaaaaattttttaatcttcgaaacaaatgtttaattgtttaaaatcttttgaaatcttaatgaaattttcaggaaacatattttattcatttaaaaccaTTAAACACTTGCTATATTAAAAAGCAGGGTAAAATcgttaaaatgattgaattgtttgtgaaatgttttgaaatatttgtgaaatgttcgaaatctttgtaaaatcttgaaaatcttttgaaattttttaaacaaatttaaaagcgtttcaaatcattaaaacgttttaaaatctttatgtaatttttctgttttttaaattcttaaaatctttaaaaaaatttggaagtcttttgaaattttcttaataaaatttgaaatcgtttaaaatcttcgaaaatttttatgaaatcttttaacattttgtattcatttgaaatcatttaaatattttaagcctttttaaaatattgtgatatatcttaacaatttgtttgaattttttaattctttgcaaaaatgtttcgaaatatttgtaaaatgttcaaatcttcatacaaattttttatctttttgaactcatttgaaatcttctaaacaaatttgaaatcgtttaaaatgtttgaaaaatctaaaatcttagaaatctgatttcaaattttaaatcattaaaatgtttgaaatcttttgtgaaatcttttaaaattttgttaaaatctttgcaaaatctttataattattttataatcttttgaaatatagtGTCTACTCGAACcccaatcccccccccccccccgaaaactgttttaaaagcaaaacaaaCATTCAAATTGAAGTTTCTCGTGATAAATTCAAgaagaattccaggttttcaaactCACTCTAAACCCTgccattaaataataaaatatctaatattcatttaaataaaaaaatatataactttatcaaaattaatttaattaaaattaatcacctTTCCATTAACTAAACTTTTGTAAACCGGGGGCAAGTGTTCCACGTCAGTAATTATATTTTCCTTCTGAACttcctttaatttattaattgtgcACATAATCGAATTGTACTCGGGCCTCGACAATTTCTCGACAGGAAGAACCCGAGAAATTGCAGGATCTTCCTCAAAATCAATCTTCAATTCCCGCTTTGGTCGCGCAACTCCAGGTTCAACTGTTCCAATATTTGGCCGAGCGAGGACATTTCTCAAGACGCTTTTCTTCACCGGAGAGGTTTTTCCTTTCGCTGCCATTTTCGATTTCATACACGGCATCACTCCACAAACTTTAGGCTTCGCTCCGCCTCTCTGAATGAATCCCAAAGGCCTCGTTCTCATTTTCGAATTTGCGGAAGGCactctttttgcattttcttgcGAAACCGATTTCTTGGGTGACTTGTTCGCTTTCGACAAACGATTTACGGAATTTAATTGCCTTCTCAAAGGACTCGTGCACTTGAAAGTCTTCCTCGGGGAAGATGGTTCGGCTTTCttcgattttaatttcaaatcctcGGGAGTTTTTAAAGGCTCCGGCTCTGGGGAATCTTCCTTTTGGGGAATATCGAGCTCGAGAGATTCTTCCTGGATTGctgacagatttttcttctcgGGAGGTTTCAGAAAAGCCTCTTCAGAGAATTTCACTTGATTTGGAATACCATTTTCTGGTTCTGTGAAAAAGGATGCTTCTTTAGGAGAGGTTTTGGACCCATTTTGGATTTCGAGGGGAACATCTTCGGCGTAAACTTCGACTTCGACGATTTTCGGATTTTGAACTGTGTCTTCTTTTGACGAAGAGGAAGAATCAAAAGAGGGAGTTTGGTTATTAAAGCGGTGGTTCTCTCTCGGAATATCGACCGGtgatctgaaattaatttttaataaatgatcaaaaagattcaaatgagaattcgtcaaattaaaaaataaatcattgtttcAAATCagacttttttaagttaaaaactgttttcgtaaataatttttttgtctgtgagttgaaaatttaatttattttaatttttatataattttattttaattcaatttatttttttggttaaaaattttgtttgtcataaaatatttttttagatcaaaattgaaccattccgatttgagttaaacatttatattttaaacccgaaaactcatcttttttggtagaaaattaaaaagaaattaaaaatgcaatcatttagcacaacattattattctttaattgaagattcatcattatagttaattttttgtttaattgcatttaactgaaattataacttccatttttagtttaaaatgtatattttttaatttaaattcatgtattttgttaaaaaattaatttttttattgaagattcatcaatatagcggaaaatttatttctttgtttgaaaatataactatttcatccattcgttttttttgtctaaaataaattttttttgtcgaaaattcaagcatttcgtttaaaattaattttttaataaaattgaagattcattattctatTTGACAATTcattactttgaataaaaattgaactgtaatgttaaaaaaaatattgttacttttctattaaagatttgtcattacagtggaataattaatttttttggttaaaaatataactatttttttcattcgtttttgttttttgtataaaatttatcttttggtcaaaaatttgagtatttcgtttaaaattgactttttaataatattgaagattcataattttagttgacaattcatttctttggttaaaaatggaactattatatttagaaaaatgtttgttaaaaaatattcttttcgcatttttttggagaaaataaaaacaaaaataaatttaaaatccaaccattcagtataaaattatgttgcttttattgaagattcattattatagttaaaattttattattatttttttgaactgaaattataactgtcacattttggattgaaaattgatcttttttaatttaaaattcatgtattttgctgaaaaatagttctttttagtggaaaattactaTTGCTGATTAAAActtaatatatttctttttattgaaaatttatcattttagtataaaattaatttctttggttgaaaatataactatttctttcattcctttttttatataaaatttatctttttgttcgaaaatgtaagtatttcgtttaaaattgattttttaataatattgaagattcataattttagttgacaattcatttctttggttaaaaatggaactattatatttaaaaaatggtttgttaaacaatcatttttttgaagaaaataaaaacaaaaataaatttaaaattcaaccattcagtataaaattatgttgcttttattgaagattcattattacagttaaaattttattattatttttttgaactgaaattataactgttacattttggattgaaaattgatcttttttaatttaaaattcatgtattttgctgaaaaataattcttttcagtagaaaattactattgctgattaaaaattaatatattttttttattgaaaatttatcattttagtataaaattaatttctttggttgaaaatataactatttctttcattcctttttttatataaaatttatctttttgttcgaaaatttaagtatttcgtttaaaattgattttttaataatattgaagattcataattttagttgacaattcatttctttggttaaaaatggaactattatatttaaaaaaatttttgttaaaaaatattcttttcgcatttttttgaagaaaataaaaacaaaaataaatttaaaatccaaccattcagtataaaattatgttgcttttattgaagattcattattacagttaaaattttattattatttttttgaactgaaattataactgttacattttggattgaaaattgatcttttttaatttaaaattcatgtattttgctgaaaaatagtttgtttttagtagaaaattactattgctaattaaaaattaatatatttttttattcaaaatttatcattttggtagaaaattcatttctttggttgaaaatataaatatttctttcattcctttttttatataaaatgtatctttttgttcgtaaatttaagtatttcgtttaaaattaattttttttaatattaaagatttattattatagttaacaattcatttcttttgttaaaaattgaactattacgtaacaaaatatttatttgttacaaaattgttttcaatgaaaattgaaccattccattttgtaatgaacatttatatttttaagtccaAGACTcgcattttttggagaaaataaaaaaaaattcaaccatgtaGTATAAAATTATGGctcttttattgaacattcattattgtagttacatttttttagttcttttttttaactgaaattataactgttccatttttaattgtaaatgtattttttttaatttaaacttcatttatttagttggaaatcagttatttttagtagaaaattattatttttggttagaaattattttttttttattgaaaattcatcattatagtagaaactttatttttttggttaaaaatgtaactatttttttcactatttttttgtagaaaatgaatcttttttgatcaaaaattgaagaatttcgtttaaaatttttttttaaataatattgaagattcattattatagttgagaattcatttttttggttaaaaattgaactattatgttaaatcttttctttttagaaaatatcttttgaaataaaaattaaatcattccattttcggttgaacattcatatttttgaatccAAAACACGTATTTTTGGtatatataacaaaaattttaaaagtaaccatttagtataaaattattgttcttttattgaagattcatcattgtagttaaaattttttaaattatatttttttaactcaaatgaaaagtgttccatttttagctgaaaacgtatctttcttataatttaaaattcaggtattttgttgaaattagttctttttgatagaaaattactattgttagttcaaaataaattttttctgttgaagatttacCAAtacagtggaaaattaatttcttattttaacatataactatttttttcattcgctttttttatataatttatctttttggtcgaaaatttaagtatttggtttaaaatgatattttttttaatatttgggatttattattatagttaacaattcatttctttggttaaaaattgaactattatgtaacacaatatttttttgttgtaaaattgtttttcagtgaaaatttaaccattccattttggaatgaccatttatatttttaagtccaaaactagcatttttcgatagaaaatgaaattatggctcttttattgaagattcattattgcagttaaatttttttttttaaattgaaattacaacttccagttttaattgaaaatgtatcttttttaatttaaaattattttcttttgttaaaaagtcgttctttttagtagaaaattactattcctggttaaaaaaaatttttttcttaaagatttgtcattatagtggaaaattcatttctttggctataaaaaaatatttattcactcgtttttttaataaaatttatcttttttgtcgaaagtttaagtatttcgtttaaaattaattttttaataatattgaatatttattattatagtttacaattcattcctttggttaaaaattgaactattatgataaataaaaaatttatgttgcaaaattatttttttcaattaaaattgaatcattccattttgggttcaaaatttatatttttaagtcaaaaactggcattttttggagaaaattaaaaaaaaaattcaactatttagtataaaattatggCGTTTTTATTGACGATTCATTAGTAcagttaacattaaaaaaaatgtttactgaaattagaactgttccatttttatttgaaaatgtatctttttaaatttaaaatgcatgtattttgttgaaaatttgatcttcttagtagaaaattcacattgttggttaaaaattgatttttttttattgaaaattcatcattatagtagaaagtttatttctttggttaaaaatgtaactatttttttgtaaaaaatgaatctatttggtgaaaaatctaagtattcagtttgaaattaattttcgaataatattaaagattcattattctatttggcaattcatttctttgattaaaaattgaactacaatgttaaaagttttttgtaataaaatatgttttgaaataaaaatagaaccattccatttttggttgaacatttatatttttaagttcaaggctcgtcttttttggtagaaaataaaaattcaaccatttagtatAAATCTTATGGttcttttattaaagattcattattacagttgaaaaactctatttttttaaattgaaattacaacttttccattattagttgaaaatgtatatgttttaatttaaaattcatgtattttgtttaaaattagttctttttagtaaataattactattgttagttacatttttttaaagatttatcattatagaggaaaattcatttctttggttaaaaaattaactataatattgaaaatccttttttttatattaagattaattgttttgaatggaaattaaattacttcatgtgggatttgaaaattgatctgttttaattgaaaattccactatttggttaaaaaattgatggatt includes:
- the LOC117171808 gene encoding muscle M-line assembly protein unc-89-like, which produces MADGGKFVVRPKVRFCQREDDDEDQEHAINERILSIARKPTIKNIVSIDKPYKIVSLDESLTPENSPVRRTSEKSFEGSENSFGYTKRVLNDFNEEDLFASTLRKFAAISSTDKRSPVDIPRENHRFNNQTPSFDSSSSSKEDTVQNPKIVEVEVYAEDVPLEIQNGSKTSPKEASFFTEPENGIPNQVKFSEEAFLKPPEKKNLSAIQEESLELDIPQKEDSPEPEPLKTPEDLKLKSKKAEPSSPRKTFKCTSPLRRQLNSVNRLSKANKSPKKSVSQENAKRVPSANSKMRTRPLGFIQRGGAKPKVCGVMPCMKSKMAAKGKTSPVKKSVLRNVLARPNIGTVEPGVARPKRELKIDFEEDPAISRVLPVEKLSRPEYNSIMCTINKLKEVQKENIITDVEHLPPVYKSLVNGKVSSSLDFAPDEAIFKNLINLSFEESLLPPRFTRSKDPEPRQRDAVPQLSDFFIPKYANEYCTAVCVKPRNPESVENWNAFRISEKILRWKWNMDFAH